Proteins encoded in a region of the Pirellulales bacterium genome:
- a CDS encoding NADH-quinone oxidoreductase subunit M, whose amino-acid sequence MSNQYTTLLTLVVFLPALGALALAFFPKDRPEAMRLFSLIVTGAVFLLTVLLAWPSASGANGAAGSTGFSVGQAAMQDTFSLPWISSFKIFYFMGLDGISLPLVLLTSFLSMLAMAASWPITKAMRAYCILFLLLETGMLGVFLALDFFLFYVFWEVMLLPMYFLIGVWGGPRREYAAIKFFLYTLLGSVFMLIAILMLYFNSDLRLLSADQLVVAKVADTPEAASSIRSSTEPQHTFNILALTKMGQLAESPFSGEMVDGKYIHKPLLWGKNLQWWAFLLLFIGFAIKVPAVPLHTWLPDAHVEAPTPISMILAGVLLKMGGYGIIRICYPICPDAGYDLAWFVCGVGVVSMIYGAFAAMAQKDFKRLVAYSSVSHMGYVVLGLGVWSATRKYDFNPDYWAQGVNGAMFQMIAHGISSAGMFFLVGVIYDRVHHRNLDQFGGLFAKMPVYSGIAIGIFFAGLGLPGLCGFIGEVLVTLSVWNFSHTLAVLSASVVILTAGYILWTIQRVYLGPEYKGPHGDHLTPMTRRELAIAAPLLAFAILLGVYPQAIFNYMTPSVNKSVTDLAEWTKTVKDAPTESGGTTASAELRTSATLAAETASAHHN is encoded by the coding sequence ATGTCCAATCAATACACTACGCTCCTGACGCTGGTCGTCTTCCTGCCCGCCTTGGGCGCGCTGGCCTTGGCGTTCTTTCCTAAGGACCGGCCCGAGGCGATGCGGCTCTTTTCGCTGATCGTAACAGGCGCGGTGTTCCTGCTGACGGTGCTCTTGGCGTGGCCGTCGGCATCTGGCGCGAATGGTGCGGCGGGAAGCACCGGCTTCTCAGTCGGGCAAGCCGCGATGCAGGATACGTTCTCCTTGCCTTGGATCAGCTCGTTCAAGATCTTCTACTTCATGGGGCTCGACGGCATCAGCCTGCCGCTGGTGCTGCTCACGTCGTTCTTGAGCATGCTGGCGATGGCTGCAAGCTGGCCGATCACGAAGGCGATGCGGGCGTATTGCATCCTGTTTCTGCTCTTGGAAACAGGGATGCTCGGTGTCTTTCTCGCGCTCGATTTCTTTCTGTTCTATGTGTTTTGGGAAGTGATGCTGCTGCCGATGTATTTCCTGATCGGCGTTTGGGGCGGCCCGCGGCGCGAGTACGCGGCAATCAAGTTCTTCCTGTACACGTTGCTCGGCAGCGTGTTTATGTTGATCGCCATTTTGATGCTGTATTTCAATAGCGACCTGCGGCTGCTCTCGGCGGATCAATTGGTCGTGGCGAAGGTGGCCGACACTCCCGAGGCTGCCAGTTCCATTCGGTCCTCGACGGAGCCACAGCACACGTTCAATATCCTGGCCCTCACCAAAATGGGGCAGCTTGCGGAATCGCCGTTCAGCGGCGAGATGGTCGACGGCAAATACATTCACAAGCCGCTGCTGTGGGGCAAGAACCTGCAATGGTGGGCCTTCTTGCTGCTCTTCATCGGCTTCGCGATCAAGGTGCCGGCCGTGCCGCTGCACACCTGGCTCCCCGATGCGCACGTCGAGGCCCCGACCCCGATATCGATGATCCTCGCCGGCGTGCTCTTGAAGATGGGAGGCTACGGCATCATCCGCATTTGCTATCCGATCTGCCCCGACGCCGGTTACGATCTGGCCTGGTTTGTCTGCGGCGTCGGCGTGGTGAGCATGATCTACGGGGCGTTCGCCGCGATGGCCCAGAAGGATTTCAAGCGCTTGGTGGCCTATAGCTCGGTGAGCCACATGGGATACGTCGTGCTCGGCCTCGGAGTTTGGAGCGCCACGAGAAAGTACGATTTCAACCCGGATTACTGGGCGCAAGGCGTCAACGGCGCGATGTTCCAGATGATTGCCCACGGCATCAGCTCGGCCGGCATGTTCTTTCTGGTCGGCGTGATCTACGACCGAGTGCATCATCGCAATCTCGACCAGTTCGGCGGGCTGTTCGCAAAGATGCCCGTCTACAGCGGCATCGCGATCGGCATTTTCTTCGCCGGGTTGGGGCTGCCGGGCCTGTGCGGATTCATCGGCGAGGTGCTGGTGACACTCTCGGTCTGGAACTTCAGCCATACGCTGGCCGTTTTGTCCGCCTCGGTGGTGATTCTCACGGCGGGCTACATTTTGTGGACGATCCAGCGCGTTTATCTTGGCCCCGAATATAAGGGCCCGCACGGCGATCACCTTACTCCGATGACGAGGCGCGAGTTGGCGATCGCCGCGCCGCTATTGGCCTTTGCGATTCTGCTAGGCGTCTATCCGCAGGCGATTTTCAATTACATGACCCCCAGCGTGAACAAGTCGGTCACTGACCTCGCCGAGTGGACGAAGACCGTGAAAGACGCGCCGACCGAATCCGGCGGAACGACCGCTAGCGCGGAATTACGGACAAGTGCTACTCTCGCCGCCGAGACCGCGTCCGCGCACCATAACTGA